GGTACGATATCATCGTCTTCTTTATCTCCTTGGTGCTCGTCCTCAAAGATATCCTGAAATTCACTTTTGATCTTACCCAATAAAGTAAGCGGTTTAATACCAAGTTTAATGACACGATTAATTTCAGGGAAATTAACATCAAACTCAGAGATTATTCCAGTGAGCTGAGATGGTATTTGCTTATCAATAAGAGCTTTAGCTATATAATACTGATCATACTTCGTTGcatttttattcaataaggGTCCTGTTAAATCACGGAACTTTTGAGTTATCATACAGCCacataaatcaaataaatcaataagCTTTCCATAGCGAACATTAGCGACACTTGGGGCACTAACCGTCTCCTTTAGGATCTTCAGAAGAATATCAAcataaaattttcttatGAAAGccatatcaatatcttctttctttggGTCTGGTGAATTGTCTTCGTTCAAAATTGGTGTTGATACTAACGCTAAAACTGCAAGCTTAGAAAGTGACGAAATAGCAGAACGTCTCTCAAACTCAATACCGCTAGATTTAATAAGCAGTCTAGTTGGTATCAATTGATGTAGTAAAAAGTTCAAAGCAGTGGAGCGAggtttcaaattatcattttgatttttcttAGAAAACgttaaaaattcaagtttcGATTGCTTATAAGAACCAAGCAACTCGGTAATTGTTTGCAATAAGAAAGACGCATAAGCAAAATCTGTATTTTTAAACACATCGGTCGTGGAGTCCTTTGCAGTCTTCTCATCGTCCGTAGATTGTGGTTCAGACACCCAATCTTTTTTACTAACTTCCATCAATTCACTCAAGAGTGTATGGATAATGCCTGTAGAGTTAATGGTACGTTGCAGGGCCAGGTTATCTACTTCTTTTGAAGCTTCTACATCTTCCATGTCCATATCTTCATTACTTTTGTCGTGCTTCTTTCGAAAAACAGTTAGCTTTGACGGGTAAACATCCCCACCATCATAATTGTCTAACCTTACTTCCTGTGAGAAAACATCCACATATAACCCTGGGTCACGTAACACAACTGACGCAGTCTCTTTCAAGACTGATTGAAGGTCACGTTTGCCTCTGATACTTCCCTTGAATACAGTCGAAAGCTCAACTGACATATTAACTTTCAAAACTTCAGTTGTCTCAAAACATCTTCTTATAAGAACAACAAGTGCCGCTTGataaatatcatatttatcTGATGCATTTTTCATGAAATCACTAGCTAAAGAAATAAGCGTTTTAAGTAACTTAGAGTTTACAAGCATTGTTGAGCATTCTTCGTCTTTGACTAATAATATCATAATTCTTGCAATCCCAATTGCAGATTTTATCTCGTGAATTTCATCCAATTTTATAAGACTATCAAATACCCTCCgttttaattcatcatcgATCAAAAATGGAACAGTATCATTTTGGGGACATAGGCGTTCATGTGGACTCTTCTCAGATACAGGAAAATCTTTGTAATACATCACTTGCTCAAGGATATACAACCCATATGAGATATAGTCCTTGTCTACATCCTTTGGGTTACTTTCAAGTTCAATAGTCATAAAACGTGTAAACCTCGAAATAGTCTCCTTGTTCGAATATACCACCTTTTCATCTTTAAGAATAATCCCAAACAAATGAATAGCGACACCTAAATCCGAgcttttatttttcttcacGCCTaccaaatcaaaaatataataagcAAGCTTGCTCGAAATATCTGAAGGGTCTGAATACGTAGAAAGAAGCATATCAGCAATCGACTCAATTGCCTTATGATAGTTGCAAGCAACTTTGAACCAGCAATCAGTAAAATGATCGAATTCACGCAATCTAGCTGTCTTAAGATGAGAACCGGGTTCAAATGTTGGAAAATCCTGTTTAAAGATGATCCTTCCAGAATGGATGTCTTGCACAATACTTTCCCATGCCTCTTTGTCGACATCTAATTGCGAACAATCTGGTACTTCATGACTACTTATCTCATTCAAACTCACAGTATGCTTAAAAAAATGTTCAGCTTGTGAAGGTGATATTCCTTTCGATGTTAAGTATTGAACTTGTGACAACGGTGGAGACACATTATCTACTAACAAGGGAATAAAGGGTACGTCGGAAACTTCTTTTGTTGCCATCCAAACATGTTTTGTGATGTAAACAAGTTGCTCAATTAACGGAGATGGTACATTCTGGGTTGTAGCTATATCTGATTGGTTGAAAATTATAGATTCAGAACCAATTGTGCTCCGTATTAACTCAAGGGCAATGATTCTAGACTGAACCAAGAACGTTGAGACTAAAAATGATTCTGGATCTTTTTCAAGCCCCTCatgataaaataattttgttgCCGGTAAATTTGGAAcaacatcattattaacGATCTTAGCAAAAATCATGAGAATCTGACTTAACACATTCTTAGTAATACTGCTTTCAGAAGTgttgatatattttaaatcattAGTTTTTGCAACTTCTTGAGGGTCTAACTGTAATAGTTTATTCCAGAAGCCAATTGccaattcttttaatttttcgAAAAAGCCATTTTGCAAGAGAGAAATAGCTAAACTTGTTTGTATGACATCTTTGTTTACCCTTTCTTTTTGGCTTAGGCAGTATAAACCGATATTTACTAACACCAAATAGTAActtgatttatattcttcattcGAAATATCTGTCGTAATCAAAGTCTCGAATATTTTTCCTATTTCAACAGTGATTCTCACTGCATCCCTTCGCCATGCAGCATCAATGAATTCTTGTCTCTTATGCATGCAAACACGGCCCAAACAGCAGAAAACTGTTGATATGTAGTTCTGGAAACGGTACGCAAAAAACCTTATCTGTAATGAGTTTTTGAACTTCGCACTCGTGCCATCTTGTTTCTCTTGTTTCTTAGAAGGTTCTGCAGCATATATTTGGATTGGTGGGAATTCGCTGCTACTGTCAAATATAGCACCGGATTGTTTGGCTACGGTATCTGGCATAGTAGAACGCAAAATAATCTCTTCGAACATACATCTCCTTAGAAGTAAACCAAAATCTGATAATAATCTTAGACCACTTCCGTCTGATGATTTTCcatttccaaataattctgCAATTTGGTGATATCTTTCGTGAAACATGAGGCCTGGGTTAATATAAATCTCTGTAAACGTGTAAAATAAAGTGTTAAGAGAGTTTAATTCCTTCAAAAAATGTGTACCCGCTTCTTCATTGTCTTCAAATTTGctgaagaaagaaatatctgTATTTCtgaagttaataaattccTGAATAAGAGGAGACTCAACTtgctttttcaaaatttcaaatgcaAGAGGTAGACCATAATCTCTATTTTCgtcatcaaaatattttaagaCACCCATTAAAGTTGAAAAACCATTCGAGGTTGTATAATCAAATGGAGCATTAGATAAAGTCATAAATGAAGCCCAAGATTCATAAggtattaatttcattgCTTCATTTCCCCACTGTCCACTATCTTGTAGTAATCCACccaagaaaaagaaaacgTTGTCAGCTAAATATGCAGCATCAGTTGTTTCCCACACTTCTATCTCCTTGGAcccatcttcattttcaataatcaTCTCATCTTTATTGCGATATAATGATCCTTTATCTGATGTATAGAAACGAATGCCATTCAATTTGCTATTGACGAAATCAGGAACATTTCGAACTAATTTTTTGATCTCTTCCATAATAATTGGTTTCAATGGGGTATAATGTCTTCCCAATTCGTCAAACGAGCAACCTAGATTTGTGGTCATATCTGATCTAACCAATTCTTTTGCATAGTCAAGATTATAGAATGATTGGAAGTATTTACCAATAGTATTATGCTTCATAACCTTATCTAAAccatcattattcaaacaAATAGCACCAATAACTTCAGCTAAGGACATCAACAAATCATTTGATGGAAGaaataaatcttcaaaattatctaaaATGGTATCTATCACCTTAGCttcattcaaaattgaGAACGCTGTTGGCTCattatgaataatataaaagACCGAGTCAATAGTCGCAGACAATATTAATGGGCCAAAAGTTTTAGGATTAAGGAGAATTTGGTTAAAACTTTCTAATAAAGGAGAATCAAAAAGGTTACGTAATCTATCACCAGGCTCTGACTGAATTAAATGTGAAACTAGTTTCATAAGGTTTCGAATATAGTTAGCTTGTCGGAAGGTAATGTTGTAATAAACGAGAGACTCCTTAGGTGGACCACCTCCATAATTAGGGTTCTCTAATGCAAAATTGACTTCGTACTTAATTGTATCAATAAGTAATTGAAATCCATTATTAGCtacaaaatcatcaaatgaCTCTGGAGATGCACTTAAAAATACTGTTGTTAAATGAACTGCAGCTGAACACGACCATCTATACTTAGATTTAACGTTGaagaatgataataaatcatttaaaatACCACCAGCTGTTAGTCTAGGAGTTAAACTTTTTGAATCTATTAAATTTCCCAACATATTAAAAAAGTGCACATAAGCCAATTCAAAGCAATCGTCATCTTCGGCCCTAATCTTTTTATTGATATGTCTTATACATTGGAATAAAATTCCATGGTTCACATTCCCACCCATACATCTGATGATATCACTTCCCCATACtcttttcaaagaaatGCACTCTAAAGCTTTCGTAGCAGTAAAATAAACATCTCTTGAAACATCTGCTGAATTTTCAGGTTGGATTAAATCGATTAGGAAGCTAAAAATATATGGTTCAGATTCAAAGAATCTTGATGCAGTAAATTCACTTGGACACATACAGCATATGAACGCAATGGCCAAGCATTTTGCACGAAGTAACTTTTCACGTAATTCGATTGACTCATATGATTTGGTATTAAAAGACTTGACGACAGGCGCAACGAGACCGAACTCATACCAATATTCTTTAGGAATAGTTTCAGAAGCCTTGTCAAATATTTGCTCTAAAGATAACTTACGTACAGTTTCTTCCGATAAACTAAAACTTGTAACACCTTCTTTTGGAActattttttcttcattatctgtCTTCGATAATTTATTCGAATTGGATTTTGACTTAGACCTTTTTGCTtctttattctttaattcttcttttccaCTTTTAGCAGATTCACTCTTGGTATGTATATTTTGTGCTTGGGGTGTATAGGCCTTATAGTATTGAAAGTTAAGGTGCTTCCATTTTGATGGGTATTTTCTTTTCGTAGTAATAGAATCAATTAGACTATAATGGTCACCCAATACAGTATCCTTGTCCTCTTTACTTATCTTctcctcttcttcaactttaCGGTGAAAATTAGGTGGCACTGGAAGTGGGTatgattttgcaatctGTAATACTTTCATCTTGACCGGCTTTGGGGCTGAATATTTATTCGAGCTAGTCTGAACATATCTCtctgatattgaaacaCCCACCTCCAAGGCGCTTAATCTGACATCAATCGTTGGTGAATTTATCAACTGGAAGATTCTTTCACTACTAGAATAGATAGATCTATTCGCACAGTGTTCAAGTAAAAGATGTGTAAACTGCAAACATGCCACAAGCAACTCTTGATCCTTCTTATCCATTTCCTGCAATTTGGGATGCTCCTGGTCTAGTTCATACTTCTTAACTTGGgcttcaaatatttcatcaaacCTATTCAAGGCTGGCACCCAATGGAATAAATCGCCCCTTGGTCTTTCCCAAGACAAATTGTGTTTCAATTTATGTGgtaattcttctaaagGGCAACTCTTAAGATCATCaatcaaagatttcaatGGCTTTGCCATCTCCATTTTCTCTAAGTGATTCCGCTTAGAAATAATCATTGTGTAAGATATGTATTATTAACACTTCAGGCTCAAGAAAGtaaattgttcaaatttatttaagCTATCAATTACAAATTGGACGCTTCAACTGTTAATATAATCCTTCTTAAGACTGTTCTTATGTGTATGTATGATTAGTCTATGATTTGATTACGAAAAACTGAATTTATAAGTAGTTCTTGCTATTTTTGCTCGAAACTCCTGGTTCAAACACACTGATAGTATACAGGGCAAGTGATGAGTCCAACAAGAATAGAATATGTTTACTCTAATGATAAGAGGAATATAACAGAAATGTCTTACAGGAAGAGGCCATTTGAAAAGAATGGGAATGGAGAAAGTAAGCGAATAAAAGAACTGAGTTCTACTGACACAACGGACGCAATTGCAAGAGCTAAAGCAAGATTACTagaaaagaacaaaaaCGGTACTCCTGAACAGACCGGCCATAGACATAGTAATAACCCACATAGGGTAGACACTTTGT
This is a stretch of genomic DNA from Debaryomyces hansenii CBS767 chromosome G complete sequence. It encodes these proteins:
- a CDS encoding DEHA2G05544p (similar to uniprot|Q7LIK7 Saccharomyces cerevisiae YDR457W TOM1 Temperature dependent Organization in Mitotic nucleus), with product MIISKRNHLEKMEMAKPLKSLIDDLKSCPLEELPHKLKHNLSWERPRGDLFHWVPALNRFDEIFEAQVKKYELDQEHPKLQEMDKKDQELLVACLQFTHLLLEHCANRSIYSSSERIFQLINSPTIDVRLSALEVGVSISERYVQTSSNKYSAPKPVKMKVLQIAKSYPLPVPPNFHRKVEEEEKISKEDKDTVLGDHYSLIDSITTKRKYPSKWKHLNFQYYKAYTPQAQNIHTKSESAKSGKEELKNKEAKRSKSKSNSNKLSKTDNEEKIVPKEGVTSFSLSEETVRKLSLEQIFDKASETIPKEYWYEFGLVAPVVKSFNTKSYESIELREKLLRAKCLAIAFICCMCPSEFTASRFFESEPYIFSFLIDLIQPENSADVSRDVYFTATKALECISLKRVWGSDIIRCMGGNVNHGILFQCIRHINKKIRAEDDDCFELAYVHFFNMLGNLIDSKSLTPRLTAGGILNDLLSFFNVKSKYRWSCSAAVHLTTVFLSASPESFDDFVANNGFQLLIDTIKYEVNFALENPNYGGGPPKESLVYYNITFRQANYIRNLMKLVSHLIQSEPGDRLRNLFDSPLLESFNQILLNPKTFGPLILSATIDSVFYIIHNEPTAFSILNEAKVIDTILDNFEDLFLPSNDLLMSLAEVIGAICLNNDGLDKVMKHNTIGKYFQSFYNLDYAKELVRSDMTTNLGCSFDELGRHYTPLKPIIMEEIKKLVRNVPDFVNSKLNGIRFYTSDKGSLYRNKDEMIIENEDGSKEIEVWETTDAAYLADNVFFFLGGLLQDSGQWGNEAMKLIPYESWASFMTLSNAPFDYTTSNGFSTLMGVLKYFDDENRDYGLPLAFEILKKQVESPLIQEFINFRNTDISFFSKFEDNEEAGTHFLKELNSLNTLFYTFTEIYINPGLMFHERYHQIAELFGNGKSSDGSGLRLLSDFGLLLRRCMFEEIILRSTMPDTVAKQSGAIFDSSSEFPPIQIYAAEPSKKQEKQDGTSAKFKNSLQIRFFAYRFQNYISTVFCCLGRVCMHKRQEFIDAAWRRDAVRITVEIGKIFETLITTDISNEEYKSSYYLVLVNIGLYCLSQKERVNKDVIQTSLAISLLQNGFFEKLKELAIGFWNKLLQLDPQEVAKTNDLKYINTSESSITKNVLSQILMIFAKIVNNDVVPNLPATKLFYHEGLEKDPESFLVSTFLVQSRIIALELIRSTIGSESIIFNQSDIATTQNVPSPLIEQLVYITKHVWMATKEVSDVPFIPLLVDNVSPPLSQVQYLTSKGISPSQAEHFFKHTVSLNEISSHEVPDCSQLDVDKEAWESIVQDIHSGRIIFKQDFPTFEPGSHLKTARLREFDHFTDCWFKVACNYHKAIESIADMLLSTYSDPSDISSKLAYYIFDLVGVKKNKSSDLGVAIHLFGIILKDEKVVYSNKETISRFTRFMTIELESNPKDVDKDYISYGLYILEQVMYYKDFPVSEKSPHERLCPQNDTVPFLIDDELKRRVFDSLIKLDEIHEIKSAIGIARIMILLVKDEECSTMLVNSKLLKTLISLASDFMKNASDKYDIYQAALVVLIRRCFETTEVLKVNMSVELSTVFKGSIRGKRDLQSVLKETASVVLRDPGLYVDVFSQEVRLDNYDGGDVYPSKLTVFRKKHDKSNEDMDMEDVEASKEVDNSASQRTINSTGIIHTLLSELMEVSKKDWVSEPQSTDDEKTAKDSTTDVFKNTDFAYASFLLQTITELLGSYKQSKLEFLTFSKKNQNDNLKPRSTALNFLLHQLIPTRSLIKSSGIEFERRSAISSLSKLAVLALVSTPILNEDNSPDPKKEDIDMAFIRKFYVDILSKILKETVSAPSVANVRYGKLIDLFDLCGCMITQKFRDLTGPLLNKNATKYDQYYIAKALIDKQIPSQLTGIISEFDVNFPEINRVIKLGIKPLTLLGKIKSEFQDIFEDEHQGDKEDDDIVPEDVDDRDETPDLFRNSTLGMYDVEHESEDSEMDYYDEGDPLEVLMSGEEISEEDSEDSSHLSELDSEMEEDEDNDISIDEGYEGNESMDDDNIPSIEDDDIEIIDELDMHSHSDSDEGSINDEVSDESGVYDYDEEEGISEYDDEELDGWIEAFEDDNAPSNEAEVEDGDIPSGVESLRRNRLEHSRDAYEVMDSGESDEDEEDNMSEDDSVVDDEVDGLGIAPDSRRRARDFASTFFDALRPAMGQPNIASLFEGLFSSANNDNGLLRGTIHISGPGNSSRFERSFGNVISMGSKSKRDNDVLHSMYIKSTRERWLDALNMFYSKSKDEAVMKIIPNIVNRIEKESIEIFKSKKEEAERIRKEREEKIRKREEEERLKREEEAREREINATNNSEHHDPIMVRIGDRDVDISGTDIDPEFFEALPDDMRDEVFTQHVRERRANASNTGADAREIDPDFLDALPEQIREEILQQESMARRFSTLEDEMTYPDVDEDEDLEDGNEGESTNPFVLPSSDNSGSNRRRSTVAGDATSESSKKSKKVFFTPLVERSGVAALIRLLFIPSPINQREYIHQALQYLCKSKQSRAEIMGLLIAILQDGLINQRSIEKVYSQVCLKAKTSTSNTESQNNQFPIGGSPIIIGNQIIEVVHYILERNTHMRYYLLTEHDNPYILKKINRKTKLKESLSKESKYPINLLLRLLENNLIKEDQTFMDVLARVLQIATRPLHALQNANKSVEDNKVPPITPPVIPDHNFRQIIKILTSNDCPNTTFRRTISAMQNLSVLPNAQKVFSVELSDQATKLGQTIISDLNVLTREIHKSDTYNTENKSFAKFSASSSDQAKLLRILTALDYMFESKEKDKGFEDEKTDYKAIHDGKENKLTLDEIEELTGLYKRLALGTLWDALSDCLRVLEERKGMTNIATALLPLIEALMVVCKHSKVKEIHIKDAIKYEAKKIDFTKEPIESLFFSFTDEHKKILNQMVRTNPNLMSGPFGMLVRNPGVLEFDNKKNYFDRKLHENKNENAKLSISIRRDQVFLDSYRALFFKPKDEFKNSKLEVNFKGESGIDAGGVTREWYQVLSRQMFNPDYALFTPVASDETTFHPNRTSYINPEHLSFFKFIGKIIGKAIFDNSFLDCHFSRAVYKRILGKSVSLKDMETLDLEYFKSLVWMLENDITDVITEDFSVETDDYGEHKIIDLIPNGRDIAVTEENKHEYVKLVVQYRLQTSVTEQMDNFLLGFHEIISKDLVSIFDEQELELLISGLPDIDVLDWQNNSTYNNYSPSSEQIQWFWRAVKSFDNEERAKLLQFATGTSKVPLNGFKELSGASGTCKFSIHRDYGTTDRLPSSHTCFNQIDLPAYESYETLRGSVLLAITEGHEGFGLA